The Vigna unguiculata cultivar IT97K-499-35 chromosome 6, ASM411807v1, whole genome shotgun sequence genome contains a region encoding:
- the LOC114186687 gene encoding probable serine/threonine-protein kinase PBL2: MGNTCAKGKPIAHVSSSNFSGSKRPASKPRQYSNSSAQNQAPKSSESIVTASISSSLKSFSLNDLKEATKNFRRENLIGEGGFGRVFKGWIDENTYGPTKPGTGIVVAIKNLKPESFQGHKEWLAEVSYLGQHQHDNLVKLIGYCLEGKNRLLVYEFMQKGSLENHLFRKGVQPMAWVTRVNIAIGVARGLAFLHSLDQNVIFRDLKASNILLDSDFNAKLSDFGLARDGPTGDNTHVSTRVIGTQGYAAPEYVATGHLAPRSDVYSFGVVLLELLTGRRAVEDDRPGFSDETLVDWAKPFLSDNRRVLRIMDTRLGGQYSKKGAMAAAALALQCLNTDPKFRPPMVEVLAALEVLNSSNSFTRTPPRPESHATKNPAGHSQK; this comes from the exons ATGGGAAATACTTGTGCCAAAGGAAAACCGATTGCTCATGTATCTTCCTCCAATTTTTCTG GAAGTAAGAGGCCTGCAAGTAAGCCAAGGCAGTATTCAAATTCTTCTGCTCAAAATCAAGCTCCAAAATCTTCAGAATCAATTGTTACCGCATCCATCTCTAGTAGCCTAAAGTCCTTCAGCTTGAATGATCTAAAGGAGGCCACTAAGAATTTCAGGAGAGAAAATTTGATCGGAGAGGGAGGATTTGGGCGTGTCTTCAAAGGATGGATTGATGAGAACACATATGGCCCCACAAAACCAGGCACCGGAATTGTGGTGGCCATTAAAAATCTTAAACCAGAAAGCTTCCAAGGCCACAAGGAATGGCTT GCAGAAGTCAGTTATCTTGGGCAGCATCAGCATGACAATTTGGTGAAACTTATTGGTTATTGTTTGGAAGGTAAAAACAGGCTTCTGGTTTATGAGTTCATGCAAAAAGGAAGTTTGGAGAATCATCTATTCAGAA AAGGTGTTCAACCTATGGCTTGGGTTACAAGGGTCAACATTGCAATTGGTGTAGCAAGAGGACTAGCGTTCTTACATTCCCTGGATCAAAATGTCATCTTTCGTGATTTGAAGGCTTCCAATATCCTACTTGATTCA GACTTCAATGCAAAGCTTTCAGATTTTGGCTTGGCAAGGGATGGTCCAACCGGAGATAATACTCACGTTTCAACTCGAGTAATAGGAACTCAAGGCTATGCTGCACCAGAGTATGTTGCTACAG GTCACCTGGCACCAAGGAGTGATGTATACAGCTTTGGTGTGGTGTTGTTAGAGTTGCTTACTGGTAGGCGTGCTGTGGAAGATGACAGACCTGGATTTTCAGATGAAACTTTGGTGGATTGGGCAAAGCCATTTTTGAGTGACAACAGAAGAGTTTTGAGAATAATGGACACAAGGTTGGGGGGTCAATACTCTAAGAAAGGGGCAATGGCTGCAGCTGCACTTGCACTGCAATGTCTCAACACTGACCCCAAATTTAGACCCCCTATGGTGGAAGTTCTAGCAGCATTGGAAGTGCTTAATTCCTCAAACTCATTCACAAGAACACCACCAAGACCTGAGAGCCATGCAACCAAAAATCCTGCTGGCCATTCTCAAAAGTAA